Proteins encoded within one genomic window of Acomys russatus chromosome 5, mAcoRus1.1, whole genome shotgun sequence:
- the LOC127189832 gene encoding LOW QUALITY PROTEIN: olfactory receptor 5B3-like (The sequence of the model RefSeq protein was modified relative to this genomic sequence to represent the inferred CDS: deleted 1 base in 1 codon), whose protein sequence is MENRTEVTQFLLLGLTDDPGLQLPLFISFLLIYTITVMGNLGLILLILMDSRLHTPMYFFLGNLSLVDFCYSSAVTPKVMAGFLAGDKLISYNDCAAQMFFFAAFITVENYLLASMAYDRFAAVCKPLHYATTMTTSVCLWLIIGSYVIGFLNASIHIGDTFQLYFCESNVVHHFFCDIPAVMVLSCSDRHVSELVLVYIVSFHIFFAFIVIWISYILIFVTILKMHSAAGHHKAVSTCASHFTAVSIFYGTSIFMYVQPSSSHSMDTDKIASVFYTMVIPMLNPLVYSLRNKEVKSAYKKIILEAKCSW, encoded by the exons ATGGAGAACAGGACAGAAGTGACACAGTTTCTcctcctggggctcactgatgaTCCAGGCCTACAGCTTCCTCTCTTCATCAGCTTTCTCCTTATTTACACCATCACCGTAATGGGTAACCTGGGGTTGATCCTGTTGATTCTCATGGACTCTCGGCTCCACACTCCCATGTACTTTTTTCTAGGCAACCTATCTTTGGTAGACTTTTGTTACTCATCAGCAGTCACTCCAAAAGTCATGGCTGGTTTTCTTGCAGGAGACAAGCTAATTTCCTACAATGACTGTGCTGCACAGATGTTCTTTTTTGCAGCCTTTATTACTGTGGAAAATTACCTGTTGGCCTCAATGGCCTATGATCGTTTTGCAGCAGTGTGTAAGCCCCTACACTATGCTACCACCATGACTACAAGTGTGTGCCTGTGGCTTATCATTGGTTCTTACGTTATTGGTTTCCTGAATGCCTCCATCCACATTGGAGACACATTCCAGCTCTATTTCTGTGAGTCTAATGTGGTCCATCAC TTTTTTTGTGACATTCCAGCAGTCATGGTTCTCTCCTGTTCTGACAGACATGTCAGTGAACTAGTTcttgtctatatagtgagctTTCACATATTTTTTGCCTTCATAGTTATTTGGATATCCTACATACTTATTTTTGTCACCATCCTGAAGATGCATTCAGCTGCAGGACATCACAAGGCTGTATCTACCTGTGCCTCTCACTTCACTGCAGTCTCCATTTTCTATGGAACtagtatttttatgtatgtacaaCCCAGCTCCAGTCACTCCATGGACACTGACAAAATTGCCTCTGTTTTCTACACCATGGTCATTCCCATGCTGAACCCTCTAGTCTACAGCCTGAGGAATAAGGAGGTGAAAAGTGCATACAAAAAGATTATTTTGGAGGCAAAATGTTCTTGGTGA